The region GCTCAAAAATTTGCTCCTCAAATCACTTTGTAATCCCTCATCCCAATGTCCTCAATTGGTGCAAAATTTATCCCTTAATTGCTACAAATCTGCCTCATCACGTGCACAactatgtacatatatataacattatatattacatcaatatatataaaaaaatacatattgaAACCccaatttcatctctatttttACCTGTGCAATTCCTTAATTgcatttatatcctcaaatatcaaattaatttgcattacaataccgaaaatctaaaattaataattcgaGATTTACTCGTTAAGGGCAATTTCATCCACACGCCCTTACcggacctttgtttcattttGAAATCACTCCATGGTTGATCATTACGTAAAATCGGAGCCCTCTCAgggttctatttattttttggaagtCCCTTATTATAATTCGGTCTTTCAGCCTGAATCGaaactataccgaaaactattttgattctaatttcttttaatactataaatcctatctcagaacgctcatcgagaccatatcattttccttagacatttacactCCGAGACATTCCTTACAGTTGagtcggtacttataactgtaagaaattatacttaagcccctaatcttttgataatttcacctatagcccaagttaaaattactcttgagccttttaaaaaaattgggatattacaacaAGAATATCTCCATATCTCAATGATGATCCGAGAGGTCTTGGATAGTGCCTACCAACAGTCCAGGACAATATAAAAGACAATgaaatttaactttaagtgagcctattacagttgacgattatcgtgtattataatccttccatcacctaacatcCCGACTGAGTGAGAGCCATGGAGtgataaattcacaaattcAGTAGCTATGTGTCTGacccaaggttgttaaaatcgagattttaagtgggatcgacaaagggttcataaaatcgtatcgtaaaatcaaatcgtaaaatcgtaagattttagagataattaaaaataccctttaatttttgtaaatatatgtttataataacacaattttgtagaaaatgaattaatatcatgtaataacctaattattccttattataattcaaaagatgatatttccaaaatatagctcaaaaactagtaggttggtataggcaatttaaaggcaaaatataggtaatttagaggtaaaatatagcttaaaattctttagaggatacttccaacgtcttccattagatttagattgcaattttttcttgatttaacattgattaaatcaagtaatatcccgatttggagttgggtggtccattaattaatcacactaatgggatttgaatcgtttgggggtcttcgaatcataaaatcgtacgcataaaatcgggattttaacaacaatggtcTGACCCCATTagtgtgactagatgacacattAGGAAATCCCTTTTCCTAACAATTGATATGCCCTAGCCAGGGACTGTTTTGTCACagtaatagtagatcacatagaaCGTTCACCTCATCAATAACAGCGAGGGTGACAGATCTTATTGCCAACATTTGTCTACATACACTAGCAATACAAAACCATAGATAAATCTCTCCACCtcgcaattggatggtttgacCCATTAGCAAATCATGCACaccaatatacaaaataactgTGCTGGTTCAAGTCAAGGATTAGCTACACAATCACAATTTTGACGACACGACCATTATCCACAATGCCATGTGGTCATTCATCAGCGTTACATTCAGTGGATTGTTCCCCAATAACCACCCACAAGTTTACTAAAAACATCCCCATATCATACGGCATGTGACACACCATCTTTCCATCAGTATTTCATGTTGAACAATGTAGTAAACgttgtgctagtccatacttgaCTAATTAGAGTCCCCATCCAATTAATCCAAGGAGTAGGAATCATATAAGAAGTCTTGTCACTAAAGAATCCaatcacacagtctcaacattTTGAGAATAAGATTGTCAAACAGGAGATCTAGGGACTGATTTATATAACAAATTGAAGAGTttataaatgaagataaaattatcttttattaaTAGGTCGAATAGACTAATATATCCTAAACATAGggttaattttcaattttatcctgtTTTGACCTTTGTTTCAATTTGATTATCGAACAttcacttttgtttcaattttatcctcaatcTAGCAAGAATATGCCCTTGCTTATGTGGCGCCTGATGTGTCAAATAacaaatgtaacaccccactttctcaggcatgttataacttaggataattttgggataataagttttttctattcaaaactactgctaaaccatatcatttcttatatttatcccaaaattttcattcatctatctcaaatgagaatcatcataaacatcaaatgcggaagatagaatcaaaccttaactttaacattaaccaataataaggttatacatcatcgctcttcaaaacgtttagaattcaaagtaacagaactttaaatacataggcGACATAAACGCATAACCATTACattatgcactttgctaagtgtcattgcATGTCTCTTTTATCCTCGTTTCAGCTACAATTTctatctagaacgtttgaatattccagggacaaagtccaaattagatgatgaatcatctaagtaagggtacaaaatcaTATCTCGTGCATGGTTGcaatatgcaaaatgtcattttcctttCGTTTGAGCCGACCATACCTTAATGTTACTCCTCATTTTTACGATTTTCTGACCatgccgaggtgtatgggtgcacccttggtagaatAGCAATAAtggcccgtactctcaaaccatATGCGATGcataatcaataatatcatcgtgaacatattcacatttcatcataacatgtaaatgcaatctacgtaacatattcacatcaaggcatgacaacatgataaaatcatttatataaaacCAGGTTTAGGGTCGGGCTATTTACCTCAAACGtatttcaaaatatcttgattctcgtgtcaaccttctaacgtactcaatttggaatttcaacgtaccctggccatcatatttattcaagaatatcaatattttatttttctaattttctcataattttcctttatttcttcctatttttctcaataattcctcaaacattttcctcactaaataatttctcaataattcctcactaaataatttcttaaacattttctcaatttttctacTACcacaattcataaaaaataataattagaaaaaatccacttaccttgatttagcctctcaggcttccttGGTATATGTGCCCTAACCTTGAAACGCATGTTGACCTCGATTGAAGTGTCAAGATCGAAAATCTCACTCCTGACCAAATCTTAATGCATCAATGGTCCCTGGTCATTATATTTAATCCAAAACttcaatatcctatttttctcaaatttctcataatttttctccaattttctcctatatttcctcaataaatccaaactaaatattttctcaaatatttctctataacaattcatataataattttcttgattttttgaaattttctaaaaaattttactcacctcaATGTAGTCCATTCGACCTTTCTGTATGCATACTTTTCCTTGAACTATATGTCTCGAGTaacttttttggccaaatttctcaaaaaattattaaacttccattcctatttttccataattttttaaaaatatttccttatttttcttcctttttctttttcttcctcctccttccttcttcttccaatgcACGAACAACCACCATGCCCAGCCACTCCCTCACACTACTACTGCCGCCTGGCCCTCACTTGTCGTCGCCAGCTGCCACCGGCCTTGCCATACCACCACAGCCGCCCCTTGCTTACTGTCCATCTTTCTGCCATGCCGCTAaaagcttgcggccatggctaccGCAACCTGTTGTGGCCTATTTCGGCCACCCTCACAACTGCCTCCGACCACAAGCTTGGCTCTcaactctctctcgatctctcggCCATTTGCTCGCTGCCTTCGATTCCTTCCATTTCTcttatcttcttcattttctcttgatttctcccTTTATTTATAGGCGCCTCAACTGCCTTGGCCATCACCCTATGCATCCACTTGCAGCATGGAGTTTGTAGGGCATAGCTATGAATTTGCAAAGGCATGGCCTCACACACAtgatagatttatatatataatactataTATTGCactacaataataaaaaaattacatatttaaatcccaattttcatctttattttaCTTAGGCAATTCTCTAATTGTAATTACAccttcaaatattaaattaatttgcattatgatactaaaaattcacaattaataacttaaagcTTACTCAATAAGGACGATTTTTCCTTTACGTCTTCACAAGacccttgtttaatcttgaaaccacttcagggttgatgTTTACGTAAAATCAAAGCTCTCTCAGGGTTTCACTAACTTCTCGGAAGTCTCCTAcgataattttgtttttcagcCTGAAATacaattgtaccgaaaactatctcCGATCTGACCGCTTTCAGTTTCATAAATCGCATGTTGAAATGCTCATCAGtaccacatcattttccttagatatctaagttTCGGGACACTCCCTACAATTGATTCGGTATCTCATAACTGTgagaaattatattataatcccAATTTATCTGAAAGTTTCACTTACGGCTCAAgttaaattacacttgagtcctttagaaaatTTAGGATATTACAACAAACAAGTCAGCATAAAGGGCATCATTTTTTATCTTTAGCTGTTCATCCGACATCCATAATGGAATCCTCGCAACCAGTTTTATCATCAGGCAAATGATGGACGTTACCACGAGGTTCCACCCAATCACAAAGCTGGCACCCAAAATCTGTTTAAGGATTTGGACTTCGCCAGCCGATCGACTGTAAACACCTTCCCTGGAGTTGGTCACTAGCAAGAAGAGGGCGCAAAGCGCTAGCTCTGCAAACAAACTTGTCAGAACACCCTCAAGAAAGCCGGTAACAACATGGGTGTGGAAGACGCCTAGCATGTCGTCCACGTGCTGTGGCAACTTCGACCTCTTGTAGACGATCATCATCGTGAACCATGGCACGGTGCCGAAGAAAACCCCCATTATTATAGCCACCCATCCTTGAACCAAACCTACAACATTAATCAATGTGAATCAATCAAAACATCTAGAAATAATTACACTCACTTCAATATTAGTTGAAAAACTGAGTCTCAAATTGTGATCATGACCATATATAGTTCTTGGTGACATACATGATATGATCAAATTAACATTGGCCATCGAGATATacttaaatatttcttaatgaGTCAAGTAGTCACAAGATAGCATTGGATTGGGGTTGGTCAATAGGGTTAAAATGATAATCTTGCatgtgttaatttatttttcaagtatgGTAAGATGATTTAATTAACTGACTGAGTGAATTgactaaattaaatataattaaattaatgtaatttattatataatatggtCCTTAGAGAAAGAAGTTATGTTTCGATTAATTAAAGAATGAAGGTaagagaaacaattaatcttttttatgatatttcaaaaagagaggaaaatggGATTGGAGAGAACCTAATTAATTCCCCCTATATATACTTCCCTAAAGAAATGAGTTTCCTACTTACCTACCTTCAAACaaacaagaataaatatataactcCCCAATCCATTTGTCCATGCAAATTAAGACTTGCAAAGTTACTAATTATTTATCCCATTATTAAGTCACGCTAAATTTTTttgtcttattttttctcttaattaatttacactCCAACACAAATGTACGTAACAGCAGCAGCTAGGAAATTTATTATAAGCTTGCATATGCCAAGGATGATGCAAATAAGGCATGTGATCATGCCCTGAACGACGCCGATAACCGAAGGTTTGTTGAAGAAGATGACATCTAGACAAGTTTAGACTAGATGGCTCGTGGTAGCATAGATGTCAGTGTTGAGAACTGCCATCGAAGAATCGATGTTGGCACTATACGGATTGTCGTCGTTGAAACCCGCCCAACCCATCCACAGCAGCCCTGCTCCGCCTAACATCAACAACACGTTGTTTGGCGAAAACCTCTCTATGTCGTCTACCTAGTGATAAAGTAGATTGCGAGGATTCCATTGTGGATGTTAAATGAATAGTTGAAGATCGAAAATGGTGTCATTTTTGCTGACTTGTTTGTTATTTAACACATCAGCCGTCACGTAAGCTAGGGCACACGCTTGTTCGatcgaggataaaattgaaacaaaagtaaaaatttgataatcaaattgaagcaaaaggtcaaaataggataaaattgaaaattgtcTCTAAGTTTAGGATTTATTAGTCTATTATGccttattaatatatacaaagatacaacaaATGTATTACTTACAAGCCCGCTAGACGCCATCCAAATTTAGCATTAGGGCACACATTACTAACACTTCATATACCAAACACTACTATTCTCATCTCTATTTCTAAACTAACCAAAGATCTAATTCTAGAATgcattattactttttttttataatcattgTGTATTTCAAAATTGGATATTGGGGAAGAATATTAAAGCTAATAAAGTCCAGAATGAGTTATATCTTCTTAATGATGTGCAGGCTCTGTTACTTCTAAGGAATAGGCTACTGAAACACAAGCAAAATCACCTAAACTGTTTGACATTTGGCTTCACCATAGACGTTTAGGTCTTCTTAGTTTTGGTTTTCTTAAAGCTctatttccttctttatttctaAATGTCTCTAGTTCTTATTTTCATTGTGAAGTGTATGATCTTGCTAAATACCATCGTGTATCTTTTCCAtttttatctgtaacagcccgcctCCCAGAGCCCTTATTAGAACCATAACCTTTTTATCACATGACGCCTAATAATTATCCTTGCATAACTGTACACAACATACGACCATCCGAGATTACCTAACATACATTGATTTCCAAAAACGTAACACGGTAACCTGACAACACCACACCAAAACAACACCCAAGACCCTAGTTTTGGGAGAACTCTACACTTGCTATCACAACTCGACAATCTGGGCCAAAACTCGCTAGACATTCCCACCAACACTGGCCTCTCctctacctggaatgatggtcAAACAAAGGGTGAGTCATAAGACTCGGCAAGCATAACAAGAAACAAGACTGGTTTAGTTGAAGATTGCACCCCAAACCACCTGCACGCCACGTGCAAAACAAGCAACAACCCGCACCCCTGTGCCCAAGACATACACACAACATGAACCACAATTCAAATGAAAATCGTATAAATAAACATACACATAATAGTCCTTGGGGACCACATAGAAGACACCGACTGTACTTTTCCTGAGctttaaataacttaggaattttgggaatatatatttttttttcaacataaactcaatgtaaatcatttcccgacaattcCATTCTACCTTCCCAACAtactaaataagaatcaataagctaagacaggtaatcatcataaatgcgaaagattaaaatcgaaacctgatatggtacatatcTGAATTCACTAATCACatcataagaatccgtaccatcatatcattaaatacttaaatacatggagacttaatATTGAGAAATAACAACTGAGCACCTTAGATACAATTTGACGATTCCTCATAAATACATTAAACCGTAACGATTATACATGATTATCAATATAGTACAATCTTCTAAACATGACTAAGAACATGTCATGAATCCTCACAAATGAGCATATACCCGAAAAATTCGCTGAACCCATCGACCACATCATCAATCATCCTCTTGCCATAGCTACAAATCCTAActgaaacatttgaatgttccaggggcataacccaattagaagatgaatcttctagtgagggtccaaaaacatatatatgaatgcatgatgcaataacatgaacaacatttgccctagtgtaacttccttggcCCAATGGCCCGGCTAGAAATCCTAGGCAGAATCTcgaacctctacaggataagtttaacgttattccatcaattgcccttggggaattatggctacactatcagggtgacatcccattcacatgcacaaatatcaatatgtcaataatatcgtgtcatgtaaatatcacgactttccatgcaatatcgCAAAATGATTatagcattcataaatagcatgcatatataagcaatcatattaTAAACATAAGTTCttgggataaaaccactcacaaaaccatacttaggataggaaaactcatcTTTAGAGATAAACTCAAATTTCTCAaaaagcgtgcatcgcctcgatatgtgTGCCCGATCTCGATTTCCCTGTCAACTCtcgaaagttgcaccaatcacttttcctcgagcacataaatcataaaaagcatatttaatcactaaatatctcaatattccaatttctttcatttttcctttattttcttccattttgccTTCTAAAAATCCTAATAAATACTCTCAAGACTATTTTCTCGAATCTCTTTccataacaattcataatatccaatgaacttcaaaggaaaattactgAACTTAGCCGGATGTTGCAtttcacgcaaaatgaggctGTTTGGTGCGAAAATCGAGACAGATAAGTctaaatccaaatatttttgcacaagCCTCTAGAGCttgattttagaggaatttagaaaaaaaaatcagaattttctGAGCCCGGACATGCCCTCACTCGCACAAACAAGTTGGCTCACGCCCCCCCACTCGTGGGGTCCAGCTAGTACGTGTCCCACACACGCCGGTCGTCTTCTTTCTCAGCTCGCCGAATAGCTCGCAACCTGCTTGgttttttggccatatctccttcatccGAACTTCGATTGActccccgtttgaacctatggcttcCTTTTTTCGCCCTCTACGAGATAATAGCTTAAAATCCCACAAACAGAGCCATTTTCAGACCGTTCAAGCTCGTTTTTCGGCAAAACTCATTTTTTCGATGAGGTTTCGGATCTCACTCATCTCTTAACCAAAATAGATCAAATTGCACAGAAATGAAGCTTCAaaaatgggaaacaaaagccccttatccgaTTCTCCCAATTTATTCATAAACTTACAAAtctaacaaattaattttctcaaagGTTTCGGccattgctatttataggcaacccgaGCCTCCAAACGCTCAAGGGTGCTCAATCAGACTTCTCCAAAGCCTCTACCGCCCCTAGATCGACCTATTTGCTACAAAAATCGACTGCAATGATGACTTTGCATTACTTTCCAAATTTGGCCAAAAAGTTGGTCgacttttcttcaaatttcggCCACCCTCATGGCTCTTGTCGGCCCAAGCTTGATCCTCAAGCATCCCCGACCATCCCTCGTGCGATCCCCATGGATGAAACGGCTAGTCGGCCACCAGATCCAGCTGGTTGGCCATGGCAAGTTGCTTCCAGCTTTATATTTCctaaattgcacttttgcccacCTAATTTTACCTCTTATGCCTTGGCTCATTTTCACAAaacccctgaactttccaatattgcCATTGAGTctctcaagtcctaaaacttccatttcacctttgaagattccaaaaacTCCCTATCTCGGCCTCCCTCCGACAAATTCTAAAAACTGCACTTATGTCCGAACCTTCGTTTTGGCCgtaaaccctttcgtttcttcctgaaaccactgaagggttgtttcttatgaaaaatcgaaacctcctcaagctttcgttgacttttcgaaagtcccttacaacaattcgattttgcagcctaaatggcagctgcattttagctgtatcgaaaattattcccgattccatttctttcgatgccataaatcctatctcgagatgctcgttaatgccacatcatttttctttggcatctcagcttcaaggcactccctgcagtcgatttggtcatTCATACcgtaataaattacccttataccctcaatttatctgaaatttcacttttacccccaagataatttactcttaagtcttttagaatttctcgggtattacatcgACACCCAAGTCCCCGAAAAACCTGTCACTGCCATGAATTAGTAAGCATGAAACCACGAGCCAAATATAACCAATATAACCTtaggtcggtactcccgtctgaAACAAAACGATACTTCCATGTGTAATGTCAACCTTAGGTCGGTACTCCTGCCTGAAACAGTACAGTCCTCTCGTCCGTGGTAATAATGCCAACCTCAGGTCGATACTCTCGCCTGAAACGATACGATTCTCCCACCTGTGATAATAGCCTCGGATCGATACTCCCGTCCGAATGATGTACATCAAGAAACCAGAGTCACTGAGCACATAGAACCAtacaatgcaacacataagaaatgcaatggcctcTGCAACATAAGAGTGATGACAAGGCcctcataaaccaagcatcaggccatgttatgcccacataagaatacacacatgtggaatgctttaaatgcatatgctcacctagagTACCCAAATTAGCTCTTAGGCCAATCaggtcatgccaatgctcacgcaacctatcacacacaaagcatgtgtcctcaatgaatgcaacccGACCTCGACACACATTGTTAACATCaactgtaattaaataaataataacttcATACTCAAAGACCTAAGACCCACAACTagcgcacacacacatacacacacctgGAACCTAACCCAACCAAGtgcaacatcattcccaaagaaatgGGGCGATACAAAGCCCCATGTTGACTGGCAAGAAATATTGCACCAATAATAAATATAGTTGCCACGCgtaattatacaattaatacGTGGAATCGAATAATAACAAGGgaggaaataaaatatgaataacgGCAAGAACTTGTAAAGGAATTAAAGCTCACGAAGAGAGGATTAGAAACTTGCCTTTAAACGATCGTTTCTAGCCTTTCCTGCGCTCCTACtgcaaaataaaatgttttatagAGAATAACAAGATAAcgctcaaattaattaaatctaactgcGTAATCCACATAATCTAACCGTGAAAAAcctataatttaaatatataacatcTCTAACAATTTTATCTACTTACAAGGATATTTTAAACACTAAATACTCCCAAAATCCCTtgattttctcccattttcttccttcCCAAGCTACTGCTCTCAAGCTCTTCTTCTCCCCCTATTTTCTCTTTGTCTCACAGTGCAAGAAGTGGCCAAATTGGCCACTGGAATGGCCAAAAATAGCCTTTAAAATGTTGCAAAACGAGCTAGCTTGGGCGGCAAGGCGGATGAGAGGCCCAGagcgcgccacgtggcacgGCCAGCAGCTGTTGTGCAGCCACCCCTCCTTCCCCGAAACGTCATTTCGGGGGTCTCCTGCGTTGAAAATACGAAATCCCCCCAGCGCACGTGAGCCTCGAACCCCCGACCTCAACCTCCCCACGCGTGCTCGCAACCACCCACGTTGCTGCCTCCTTCAATACATATATGCACactattaaatttaaagagacCCTCGGCCCACTTTCCAAATTCGCACCACAGTCCCCAAACTTTCGGAATTCACACACAAACCCCCGTTTTATAATTACATTAGCAccccgaaatttctgaaaatcccaacTACAccccaatttaataatttcataaatactccaaaataagataatcaattaccttaattgcctatttcctcaaaataatataattttttttttgaattctccaaatattcaataataatctcaaatatcaggattaatgattattatttatcttcaaaTTTCAGGAtgttatattatcaataaaaacTTCAGctccttttgatttaattaattctaatgTATAGGATCCTTCCAAAGTCTCTAATCTAAAAAGGACTAAGTGGTtcattacttttattgatgattatactcAGGTTAACtggatatttttactaaaagaaaaatctaaaggtCTAAAGATTCTTTAACATTTCTTTCAACTCATTCATACACAATTTGGGGTTCACATAAAGCACATTCGGACAAacaatgggaaaaaatattttaatcataccCTACACCAATTCTTTCAATCCCATTAGGTTATTCATTAGTTCTCTTGTGTAGACACTCCACAGCAAAATGGGATTGCTGAGAGGAAGTATCGTCAGCTTTTGAATGTGACTCAAGCCATTCTTTTTGACACTCATGTTCCATCTTATTTTTTAGGAGAAACAATCTTAACTGCTGCACAACTTATCAACCAAACCTCGTCTTAGATCCTTAACCAGCAAAGTCCCCTTCAAAAACTCTCTATTTCCTACCATCACCTACCATATTTGACTCATTTACCTCTCAAGGTCTTTAGTTTCACTGCTTTTTTTGATATCCACAAAATCAATCGCACTAAACTTGACTGTAGAGTACTTAAATACCTATTTCTTGGTTATTCTAACACTAAAAAGGGATACATGTGTTATCATCTCCCTTCTCAAAAGTTTTTTCTCTCTTGATGTCTCTTTTCATAAAGATCAACCATTTTTCCCTTCTCCCAATCTtcatcttcagggggagcaCTATTCCACTTCAGAAGATAAAGTAGTTTTTCTCATTCATTTACCTACAACAACTGACCATGATCAGCCCTTGCAATCTTTACCTATAGCCACTAACCATGATTAATTGTTTCAGCCTTTACCTACAACAACTGACTGTAACTAGCCCCTACCTATAACAACCCAAGACCAGACTTTTCCTTTGCCTATAACCATTAATCATAACCAATCTACAACCAATGATGACCATCCTTTAGTCAATGACCAGTTTATGACCAACAATCAGTCTTTCCCTATGCTAGCCTTATAGTTGAAACCTCTAAATTTGCAAGAG is a window of Diospyros lotus cultivar Yz01 chromosome 10, ASM1463336v1, whole genome shotgun sequence DNA encoding:
- the LOC127811180 gene encoding ammonium transporter 3 member 1-like translates to MEVLGLERLNGNIGKFRGFVKMSQGIRGLVQGWVAIIMGVFFGTVPWFTMMIVYKRSKLPQHVDDMLGVFHTHVVTGFLEGVLTSLFAELALCALFLLVTNSREGVYSRSAGEVQILKQILGASFVIGWNLVVTSIICLMIKLVARIPLWMSDEQLKIKNDALYADLFVVIS